The proteins below are encoded in one region of Neisseria bacilliformis:
- a CDS encoding type II toxin-antitoxin system RelE/ParE family toxin, protein MEIKWSAEAADNLAAVLDRVADFSGAQSAIKYLDEFDRLLGIAADNPHMGKPGLIPNTRELFPIHGKYRIVYETQNDTLLVLSVKSTRQLHD, encoded by the coding sequence GTGGAAATTAAATGGTCGGCCGAGGCAGCCGATAATTTGGCGGCTGTATTGGATCGAGTCGCCGATTTTTCAGGTGCGCAAAGTGCTATCAAATATTTGGATGAATTTGACAGATTACTCGGCATTGCTGCCGACAATCCGCACATGGGTAAACCTGGCCTGATTCCAAACACCCGAGAGCTGTTTCCGATACACGGCAAATACCGGATTGTTTACGAAACACAAAATGATACATTATTGGTTTTATCCGTCAAATCAACACGACAACTACACGATTAA
- the purD gene encoding phosphoribosylamine--glycine ligase, which yields MKLLVIGGGGREHALAWKLAQSPDVETVFVAPGNAGTAVEPKLRNVPLLPHAGLIAFCRAEKIAFTLVGPEAPLAAGIVDDFRAAGLPVFGPTRAAAQLESSKDFAKAFMQRHGIPTAAYRTFENAGEAHAYVKEKGAPIVIKADGLAAGKGVIVAMNEDEAHAAIDDMLLANKMGEAGARVVIEDFLQGEEASFIVMCDGENVLPMATSQDHKRLLDGDKGPNTGGMGAYSPAPVVTDEVYRRVMDEIVLPAVRGMKADGIPFTGFLYAGLMIDASGAPSVIEFNCRFGDPETQPVMSRLDSDFAALVQAGIEGRLNEATAQWKPQTAVGVVLAAAGYPDSPRKRDIIEGIDAANETGKVFHAGTALSDGHTVSNGGRVLCVVGLGDTVEQAQQTAYQAVQKIRFDGMQYRKDIAAKAIGR from the coding sequence ATGAAACTGCTCGTTATCGGCGGCGGCGGCCGCGAACACGCGCTGGCCTGGAAGCTGGCGCAGTCTCCCGATGTGGAAACCGTTTTTGTTGCGCCCGGTAATGCGGGCACGGCCGTCGAGCCAAAGCTGCGCAATGTGCCGCTCCTGCCGCACGCGGGGCTGATTGCCTTTTGCCGCGCCGAAAAAATCGCCTTCACGCTGGTGGGCCCGGAAGCCCCGCTGGCGGCGGGGATTGTGGACGATTTCCGCGCCGCCGGCCTGCCGGTGTTCGGCCCCACCCGCGCCGCCGCGCAGCTTGAAAGCTCGAAAGACTTCGCCAAAGCCTTTATGCAACGCCACGGCATCCCCACAGCCGCATACCGCACCTTTGAAAACGCCGGAGAAGCCCATGCCTATGTGAAAGAAAAAGGCGCGCCCATCGTCATCAAGGCCGACGGCCTCGCGGCGGGCAAGGGCGTGATTGTCGCCATGAACGAAGACGAAGCGCACGCCGCGATAGACGATATGCTGCTGGCCAACAAAATGGGCGAAGCGGGCGCGCGCGTGGTGATCGAAGACTTTTTGCAGGGCGAGGAAGCCAGCTTCATCGTGATGTGCGACGGCGAAAACGTGTTGCCGATGGCCACCAGCCAAGACCACAAACGCCTGCTCGACGGCGACAAAGGCCCCAACACCGGCGGCATGGGCGCGTACAGCCCCGCCCCCGTGGTAACAGACGAAGTCTACCGCCGCGTGATGGACGAAATCGTCCTCCCCGCCGTGCGCGGCATGAAGGCCGACGGCATCCCGTTTACCGGCTTCCTTTATGCCGGCCTGATGATAGACGCGTCCGGCGCGCCTTCGGTGATCGAGTTCAACTGCCGCTTCGGCGACCCCGAAACCCAGCCCGTGATGAGCCGCCTCGACAGCGATTTCGCCGCCCTCGTGCAGGCCGGCATCGAAGGCCGTCTGAACGAAGCGACCGCCCAATGGAAGCCGCAAACCGCCGTCGGCGTCGTCCTCGCCGCCGCAGGCTACCCCGACAGCCCGCGCAAACGCGACATTATCGAAGGCATAGACGCGGCCAACGAAACCGGCAAAGTCTTCCACGCCGGAACCGCCCTTTCAGACGGCCACACCGTCAGCAACGGCGGGCGCGTCCTCTGCGTCGTCGGTCTCGGCGACACCGTGGAACAGGCGCAGCAAACCGCCTATCAGGCCGTGCAAAAAATCCGCTTCGACGGTATGCAGTACCGCAAAGACATTGCCGCCAAAGCCATAGGCCGTTGA
- the lptB gene encoding LPS export ABC transporter ATP-binding protein, which yields MPADTSRLIARNLQKSFKKRQVVKDFSLDIESGEVVGLLGPNGAGKTTSFYMIVGLIAADAGSITLDGRELRHLPIHERARLGVGYLPQEASIFRKMTVEQNIRAILEISIKDKGRIEAELERLLSDLNIERLRRSPAPALSGGERRRVEIARVLAMQPRFILLDEPFAGVDPIAVIDIQKIIGFLKERGIGVLITDHNVRETLRICDRAFIISDGAVLATGRPEELVDNEQVRAVYLGENFNY from the coding sequence ATGCCAGCCGACACCAGCCGCCTGATTGCGCGCAATCTGCAAAAATCCTTCAAAAAACGCCAAGTCGTCAAAGATTTTTCGCTCGACATCGAAAGCGGCGAAGTCGTCGGCCTGCTCGGACCCAACGGCGCGGGCAAAACCACCAGCTTCTATATGATTGTCGGCCTGATTGCCGCCGACGCCGGCAGCATCACCCTCGACGGGCGAGAGCTGCGCCACCTGCCGATACACGAACGCGCGCGCTTGGGCGTGGGCTACCTGCCGCAGGAAGCGTCCATCTTCCGCAAAATGACGGTGGAACAAAACATCCGCGCCATCCTCGAAATCAGCATCAAAGACAAAGGCCGCATCGAAGCCGAACTCGAACGCCTGCTTTCCGACCTCAACATCGAACGCCTGCGCCGCAGCCCCGCCCCCGCCCTCTCCGGCGGCGAGCGGCGGCGCGTCGAAATCGCCCGCGTGCTGGCCATGCAGCCGCGCTTCATCCTGCTGGACGAACCCTTCGCCGGCGTCGACCCCATCGCCGTCATCGACATCCAGAAAATCATCGGCTTCTTAAAAGAACGCGGCATCGGCGTGCTCATCACCGACCATAACGTGCGCGAAACCCTGCGCATCTGCGACCGCGCCTTCATCATCAGCGACGGCGCGGTGCTCGCCACCGGCCGCCCCGAAGAGCTGGTGGACAACGAACAGGTGCGCGCCGTCTATCTCGGCGAAAACTTCAACTATTAA
- the hpf gene encoding ribosome hibernation-promoting factor, HPF/YfiA family → MNLKITGLNFDVTEAVREHVALKLERISRHAGNLISVTVTLSLDKPNHKAEADAHLSGKNLHVEAVEGENMYAAIDVMMDKLDRALIKHKEKSHNVRGAGKPAAEEADAAENAEE, encoded by the coding sequence ATGAACCTGAAAATCACCGGTTTGAATTTCGATGTAACCGAAGCCGTCCGAGAGCACGTCGCCCTCAAACTCGAGCGCATCAGCCGCCACGCGGGCAACCTGATTTCCGTAACCGTTACCCTTTCGCTGGACAAGCCCAACCACAAGGCCGAGGCCGACGCCCACCTTTCCGGCAAAAACCTGCACGTCGAAGCCGTCGAAGGCGAAAACATGTACGCCGCCATCGACGTGATGATGGACAAACTCGACCGCGCCCTCATCAAACACAAAGAAAAAAGCCACAACGTGCGCGGCGCGGGCAAACCCGCCGCCGAAGAAGCCGACGCGGCGGAAAACGCGGAAGAATAA
- the obgE gene encoding GTPase ObgE, producing the protein MKFIDEAKIEVAAGRGGNGATSFRREKFVPRGGPDGGDGGRGGSVYAEADENTNTLVEYRFVKRYQAENGEKGHGSDRYGAGADDITLKMPVGTLIRDIDTGEIVADLTHHGQRVCLARGGKGGLGNIHFKSSVNRAPKQSTPGEEGEARSLMLELKVLADVGLLGMPNAGKSTLITAVSAARPKIADYPFTTLHPNLGVVRLDENHSFVMADIPGLIEGAAEGAGLGHRFLKHLSRTGLLLHVVDLAPFDEETDPAAEALAIINELRKYDEELFDKPRWLVLNKLDMLSEEEAQERAAAFLETVGWDYPAPDDRFEFDMHTPRLFKISALTHQGTQDLVHQIGRYLTEKKRLAAEAEAAGKAAADITAAQPKTDTSVLKAE; encoded by the coding sequence ATGAAATTCATCGACGAAGCAAAAATCGAAGTGGCCGCAGGACGCGGCGGCAACGGCGCAACCAGTTTCCGCCGCGAAAAATTCGTACCGCGCGGCGGCCCCGACGGCGGCGACGGCGGACGCGGCGGCAGCGTTTACGCCGAAGCCGACGAAAACACCAACACCCTCGTCGAATATCGCTTCGTCAAACGCTATCAGGCCGAAAACGGCGAAAAAGGCCACGGCTCCGACCGCTACGGCGCAGGCGCAGACGACATCACCCTCAAAATGCCCGTCGGCACGCTCATCCGCGACATCGACACCGGCGAAATTGTCGCCGACCTCACCCACCACGGCCAGCGCGTCTGCCTCGCACGCGGCGGCAAAGGCGGCCTCGGCAACATCCACTTCAAATCGTCCGTCAACCGCGCCCCCAAACAGTCCACCCCCGGCGAAGAAGGCGAAGCCCGCTCGCTCATGCTCGAACTCAAAGTCTTGGCCGATGTCGGACTGCTGGGCATGCCCAACGCCGGCAAATCCACCCTGATTACCGCCGTTTCCGCCGCCCGACCCAAAATCGCCGACTACCCCTTTACCACACTGCACCCCAATCTCGGTGTCGTCCGCCTCGACGAAAACCACAGCTTCGTCATGGCCGACATCCCCGGCCTGATCGAAGGTGCGGCCGAAGGCGCAGGACTCGGCCACCGCTTCCTCAAACACCTCTCGCGCACCGGCCTGCTGCTGCACGTGGTCGATCTCGCCCCCTTTGATGAAGAAACCGACCCCGCCGCCGAAGCCCTCGCCATCATCAACGAACTGCGCAAATACGACGAAGAACTCTTCGACAAACCCCGCTGGCTCGTGTTAAACAAACTCGACATGCTCAGCGAAGAAGAAGCCCAAGAGCGTGCCGCCGCCTTCCTCGAAACCGTCGGCTGGGACTACCCCGCCCCCGACGACCGCTTCGAGTTCGACATGCACACCCCGCGCCTCTTTAAAATCAGCGCGTTAACCCATCAGGGCACGCAGGACTTGGTACACCAGATCGGCCGCTACCTCACCGAAAAAAAACGCCTCGCCGCCGAAGCAGAAGCCGCCGGGAAAGCCGCCGCCGACATCACCGCCGCACAGCCGAAAACCGATACTTCGGTGTTGAAGGCGGAGTGA
- the rpoN gene encoding RNA polymerase factor sigma-54 has protein sequence MSGQSFHLKLKQTQQLNQGLQQSLRVLQMSGLELEREVDDWLQDNPLLERREPADDGTLEPARLSAAVSSRNQIGGDEAEDVWATIADEEDFNRYLHNQVCEHPLSDEEAARVHILIDFLDEQGYLTDSMEEIIDHTPLEWMLDEDDMHDALEKLQSFDPAGVGAADLRESLLLQLQRLPADPVRRCAGKIVNRFLNELNGSRRNIAKFKKELPDFPAATIEAALELITTLNPYPAYGFAAAEPTAFVQPDVFVREGEHGWEVSGNERAWPSLTLNTELADALKEDGINEIWREKIQEARQKIDSLELRKSTVVRLAEYIAAKQEDFFDFGEIGLTPMLMKDAAAALGLAESTVSRAAGNKYLACPRGLFPLRYFFTQAVNAEEGQEGNSQTAVKAVLAQLIEKEDKTRPHSDEALAALLKLQGIDIARRTVAKYREALGLPGAHRRKI, from the coding sequence ATGAGCGGACAATCCTTCCACCTCAAACTCAAACAAACGCAGCAGCTCAACCAGGGCTTGCAACAGTCGCTGCGCGTGTTGCAGATGTCCGGCCTCGAACTGGAACGCGAAGTGGACGACTGGTTGCAGGACAACCCCCTGCTCGAAAGGCGCGAACCGGCCGACGACGGCACACTCGAACCCGCCCGCCTCTCCGCCGCCGTCTCCTCCCGCAACCAAATCGGCGGCGACGAAGCCGAAGACGTGTGGGCGACCATCGCCGACGAAGAAGACTTCAACCGCTACCTGCATAACCAAGTCTGCGAACACCCCCTCAGCGACGAAGAAGCCGCCCGCGTCCACATCCTCATCGACTTCCTCGACGAACAGGGCTACCTCACCGACAGCATGGAAGAAATCATCGACCACACCCCCCTCGAATGGATGCTGGACGAAGACGACATGCACGATGCGCTGGAAAAACTGCAAAGTTTCGACCCCGCCGGCGTGGGCGCGGCCGACCTGCGCGAATCCCTCCTGCTGCAACTGCAACGCCTGCCCGCCGACCCCGTGCGCCGCTGCGCCGGCAAAATCGTCAACCGCTTCCTCAACGAACTCAACGGCAGCCGCCGCAACATCGCCAAATTCAAAAAAGAACTGCCCGATTTTCCTGCCGCCACCATCGAAGCCGCCCTCGAACTCATCACCACCCTCAACCCCTACCCCGCCTACGGCTTCGCCGCCGCCGAGCCCACCGCCTTCGTCCAGCCCGACGTCTTCGTGCGCGAAGGCGAACACGGCTGGGAAGTGTCCGGCAACGAACGCGCCTGGCCCAGCCTCACCCTCAACACCGAGCTGGCCGACGCCCTCAAAGAAGACGGCATCAACGAAATCTGGCGCGAAAAAATCCAGGAAGCCCGCCAGAAAATCGACAGCCTCGAACTGCGCAAAAGCACCGTCGTGCGCCTGGCCGAATACATCGCCGCCAAACAGGAAGACTTCTTCGACTTCGGCGAAATCGGCCTCACCCCCATGCTGATGAAAGACGCCGCCGCCGCCCTCGGCCTGGCCGAAAGCACCGTCTCCCGCGCCGCCGGCAACAAATACCTCGCTTGCCCGCGCGGCCTGTTTCCGCTACGCTACTTCTTCACCCAGGCCGTCAACGCCGAAGAAGGACAGGAAGGCAACAGCCAAACCGCCGTCAAAGCCGTCCTCGCCCAACTCATCGAAAAAGAAGACAAAACCCGCCCCCATTCCGACGAAGCCCTCGCCGCCCTGCTCAAACTACAAGGCATAGACATCGCCCGCCGCACCGTCGCCAAATACCGCGAAGCCCTCGGCCTGCCCGGCGCGCACCGGCGCAAAATATAG
- the cysS gene encoding cysteine--tRNA ligase, with protein sequence MLNLYNTLTRQKEAFSPIDPANVRMYVCGMTVYDYCHLGHARVMVVFDMIARWLRECGYPLTYVRNITDIDDKIIARAAENGETIGELTARFIAAMHEDADALGVLRPDLEPKATENIPQMIAMIESLIQKGKAYPAANGDVYYAVREFPAYGQLSGKSLDDLRAGERVEVDGFKRDPLDFVLWKAAKAGEPAWESPWGQGRPGWHIECSAMSENLFGDTFDIHGGGADLQFPHHENEIAQSVGASGHTCGHDHTLTHHGKPVASHVKYWLHNGFIRVDGEKMSKSLGNFFTIRDVLKQYDPEVVRFFILRAHYRSPLNYSDAHLDDAKGALARLYTALKNTPPAGFALSETANNYTRRFYAAMNDDFGTVEAVAVLFELAGEVNKTRDAALSGCLKALGGIIGLLQRDPTEFLQGGTASDGLSNEEIENLIAMRKQARADKNWAESDRIRDLLTAQNIILEDSAGITTWRRG encoded by the coding sequence ATGCTAAACCTCTACAACACCCTCACCCGTCAAAAAGAAGCCTTCTCCCCCATCGACCCCGCCAACGTGCGCATGTACGTGTGCGGCATGACTGTTTACGACTACTGCCATCTCGGCCATGCCCGCGTGATGGTGGTATTTGACATGATTGCCCGCTGGCTGCGCGAATGCGGTTATCCGCTCACTTATGTGCGCAACATCACCGACATCGACGACAAAATCATCGCCCGCGCCGCTGAAAACGGCGAGACCATCGGCGAGCTGACCGCGCGTTTTATCGCCGCCATGCATGAAGATGCCGACGCGCTGGGCGTGCTGCGCCCCGACCTCGAACCCAAGGCTACGGAAAACATCCCGCAGATGATTGCCATGATCGAATCGCTGATTCAAAAAGGCAAAGCCTACCCCGCCGCCAACGGCGACGTGTATTACGCCGTGCGCGAGTTTCCCGCCTACGGCCAGCTCTCCGGCAAATCGCTCGATGATTTGCGCGCGGGCGAGCGCGTGGAAGTGGACGGCTTCAAGCGCGACCCGCTCGATTTCGTGCTGTGGAAAGCCGCCAAAGCGGGCGAACCGGCATGGGAAAGCCCGTGGGGACAAGGCCGCCCGGGCTGGCACATCGAATGCTCGGCCATGAGCGAAAACCTGTTCGGCGACACCTTCGACATCCACGGCGGCGGCGCGGATTTGCAGTTCCCCCACCATGAAAACGAAATCGCCCAAAGCGTCGGCGCAAGCGGCCATACCTGCGGCCACGACCACACGCTCACGCACCACGGCAAACCCGTGGCCAGCCATGTGAAATACTGGCTGCACAACGGCTTTATCCGCGTGGACGGCGAAAAAATGTCCAAATCGCTGGGCAATTTCTTCACCATCCGCGATGTGTTGAAACAATACGACCCCGAAGTCGTGCGCTTTTTCATCCTCCGCGCCCACTACCGCAGCCCGCTGAATTATTCCGACGCGCATCTGGACGACGCAAAAGGCGCGCTCGCCCGTCTTTACACCGCGCTGAAAAACACCCCGCCCGCCGGGTTTGCATTAAGCGAAACGGCCAATAACTACACCCGCCGCTTCTACGCCGCGATGAACGACGATTTCGGCACGGTCGAAGCCGTAGCCGTGTTGTTCGAGCTGGCGGGCGAAGTCAACAAAACCCGCGACGCGGCACTCTCCGGCTGCCTCAAAGCCCTCGGCGGCATCATCGGCCTGCTGCAACGCGATCCGACCGAATTTTTACAAGGCGGCACGGCTTCAGACGGCCTCTCCAACGAAGAAATCGAAAACCTGATTGCCATGCGCAAACAGGCGCGCGCCGATAAAAACTGGGCGGAATCCGACCGCATCCGCGACCTGCTCACTGCGCAAAATATTATTCTCGAAGATAGCGCGGGCATAACGACTTGGCGCAGAGGTTAA